In one window of Grus americana isolate bGruAme1 chromosome 39, bGruAme1.mat, whole genome shotgun sequence DNA:
- the VKORC1 gene encoding vitamin K epoxide reductase complex subunit 1 has product MGEAGWGGAAMAARAVLCLAGAALSLYALHVERARARDPSYRAACDLGPAISCTRVFASRWGRGLGLVEGLLGRDSAANVPNGAIGVLFYLLQGLLGAVPGRGAAAVLLATSVASAMASLWLAGVLAFSLHDLCLVCLTTYLLNGFLLLLNWRRWRRLRHLKTA; this is encoded by the exons ATGGGAGAGGCTGGGTGGGGCGGGGCGGCGATGGCGGCGCGCGCGGTGCTGTGTTTGGCGGGAGCGGCGCTGTCGCTGTACGCGCTGCACGTGGAGCGGGCGCGCGCCCGGGACCCGTCCTACCGAGCCGCCTGCGACCTGGGGCCCGCCATCTCCTGCACCCGCGTCTTCGCTTCCCG GTGGGGCcggggcctggggctggtggagggGCTGCTGGGCCGGGACAGCGCGGCCAACGTCCCCAACGGGGCCATCGGGGTCCTCTTCTAcctgctgcaggggctgctgg gggcagtgccggggcggggggcggcagcGGTGCTGCTGGCGACGTCGGTGGCGTCGGCGATGGCCTCGCTGTGGCTGGCGGGGGTGCTGGCCTTCAGCCTCCACGACTTGTGCCTCGTCTGCCTCACCACCTACCTGCTCAacggcttcctcctcctcctcaactGGCGCCGCTGGCGGCGGCTCCGCCACCTCAAAACCGCCTGA
- the BCKDK gene encoding 3-methyl-2-oxobutanoate dehydrogenase [lipoamide] kinase, mitochondrial isoform X1, protein MRSVQFLPLPVRAGRTILREALGGGKRREADGPTLRRTPGGVGGAFRTPGSSLHPYPGVWAPTPVPQEMLRRVLGGRRGGVLPPRPPARAAADQTPPDLARERSKAVTSFYHQPAIDIAAEKPSVRLTPTTMLYSGRSQDGSHILKSARYLQQELPVRIAHRIKGFRSLPFIIGCNPTILHVHELYIRAFQKLSEFPPIQARGDEARYCALLRELLEDHKDVVTLLAEGLRECRRHIQDERLLRPFLDKTLTSRLGMRMLAAHHLALHEDKPDFVGIICTRLSPKKLIEKWVDFARRLCEHQYGNAPRVRINGHVAARFPFIPLPLDYVLPELLKNAMRATMESHLDTPYNVPDIVVTIANNDIDLVIRISDRGGGIPHDLLDKVTEYHFSTAEASAQDPRLGGPFRNLLDLSNSGQAGPMHGFGFGLPTSRAYAEYLGGSLCLQSLQGVGTDVYLRLRHIDGKGESFRI, encoded by the exons ATGCGCAGTGTGCagtttctccccctccccgtcAGGGCGGGCCGTACCATTCTGAGGGaagcgctggggggggggaagaggagggaagcgGACGGGCCCACTCTGAGGAGAACCccggggggggttgggggggcgtTTCGGACGCCTGGGTCCTCTCTG cacccgtATCCAGGCGTCTGGGCCCCCACCCCCGTCCCCCAGGAAATGCTGCGGCGGGTTTTGGGGGGTCGGCGAGGGGGGGTTctgcccccccgtccccctgcccGGGCAGCCGCTGACCAGACCCCGCCTGACCTGGCCCGGGAGCGTTCCAAGGCCGTCACCTCCTTCTACCACCAACCCGCCATCGACATCGCCGCCGAGAAG CCCTCGGTGCGCTTGACCCCCACCACCATGTTGTACTCGGGGCGCTCGCAGGACGGCAGCCACATCCTG AAGAGCGCCCGCTACCTCCAGCAAGAGCTGCCGGTGCGCATCGCCCACCGCATCAAGGGCTTCCGCAGCCTCCCCTTCATCATCGGCTGCAACCCCACCATCCTCCACGTG CACGAGCTGTACATCCGCGCCTTCCAGAAGCTCAGCGAGTTCCCGCCT ATCCAGGCGCGGGGTGACGAGGCGCGGTACTGCGCGCTGTTgcgggagctgctggaggaccACAAGGACGTGGTGACGCTGTTGGCCGAGGGGCTGCGCGAGTGTCGACGACACATCCAG GACGAGCGCCTGCTGCGGCCCTTCCTGGACAAGACGCTGACGTCGCGGCTGGGGATGCGGATGTTGGCCGCCCACCACCTGGCCCTGCACGAGGACAAG CCCGACTTCGTGGGCATCATCTGCACCCGCCTCTCCCCCAAGAAGCTCATCGAGAAGTGGGTCGACTTCGCCCG GCGGCTGTGCGAGCACCAGTACGGGAACGCGCCGCGGGTGCGCATCAACGGGCACGTGGCGGCGCGGTTCCCCTTCATCCCCCTGCCCCTCGACTACGTCCTGCCCGAGCTGCTCAAGAATGCCATGAg GGCGACGATGGAGTCCCACCTCGACACCCCCTACAACGTCCCCGACATCGTGGTGACCATCGCCAACAACGACATCGACCTCGTCATCCG GATCTCTGACCGGGGTGGTGGCATCCCCCACGACCTCCTGGACAAGGTGACCGAGTACCACTTCAGCACGGCCGAGGCCAGCGCCCAGGACCCCCGCTTGGGAGGTCCCTTCCGCAACCTCCTGGACCTCAGCAACAGCGGCCAGGCCGGCCCCATGCACGG GTTCGGGTTCGGGCTGCCCACCTCGCGGGCCTACGCCGAGTACTTGGGGGGCTCGCTCTGCCTGCAGTCGCTGCAGGGGGTGGGCACCGACGTCTACCTGCGCCTGCGCCACATCGACGGCAAGGGGGAGAGCTTCCGAATCTAG
- the BCKDK gene encoding 3-methyl-2-oxobutanoate dehydrogenase [lipoamide] kinase, mitochondrial isoform X2 — MLRRVLGGRRGGVLPPRPPARAAADQTPPDLARERSKAVTSFYHQPAIDIAAEKPSVRLTPTTMLYSGRSQDGSHILKSARYLQQELPVRIAHRIKGFRSLPFIIGCNPTILHVHELYIRAFQKLSEFPPIQARGDEARYCALLRELLEDHKDVVTLLAEGLRECRRHIQDERLLRPFLDKTLTSRLGMRMLAAHHLALHEDKPDFVGIICTRLSPKKLIEKWVDFARRLCEHQYGNAPRVRINGHVAARFPFIPLPLDYVLPELLKNAMRATMESHLDTPYNVPDIVVTIANNDIDLVIRISDRGGGIPHDLLDKVTEYHFSTAEASAQDPRLGGPFRNLLDLSNSGQAGPMHGFGFGLPTSRAYAEYLGGSLCLQSLQGVGTDVYLRLRHIDGKGESFRI, encoded by the exons ATGCTGCGGCGGGTTTTGGGGGGTCGGCGAGGGGGGGTTctgcccccccgtccccctgcccGGGCAGCCGCTGACCAGACCCCGCCTGACCTGGCCCGGGAGCGTTCCAAGGCCGTCACCTCCTTCTACCACCAACCCGCCATCGACATCGCCGCCGAGAAG CCCTCGGTGCGCTTGACCCCCACCACCATGTTGTACTCGGGGCGCTCGCAGGACGGCAGCCACATCCTG AAGAGCGCCCGCTACCTCCAGCAAGAGCTGCCGGTGCGCATCGCCCACCGCATCAAGGGCTTCCGCAGCCTCCCCTTCATCATCGGCTGCAACCCCACCATCCTCCACGTG CACGAGCTGTACATCCGCGCCTTCCAGAAGCTCAGCGAGTTCCCGCCT ATCCAGGCGCGGGGTGACGAGGCGCGGTACTGCGCGCTGTTgcgggagctgctggaggaccACAAGGACGTGGTGACGCTGTTGGCCGAGGGGCTGCGCGAGTGTCGACGACACATCCAG GACGAGCGCCTGCTGCGGCCCTTCCTGGACAAGACGCTGACGTCGCGGCTGGGGATGCGGATGTTGGCCGCCCACCACCTGGCCCTGCACGAGGACAAG CCCGACTTCGTGGGCATCATCTGCACCCGCCTCTCCCCCAAGAAGCTCATCGAGAAGTGGGTCGACTTCGCCCG GCGGCTGTGCGAGCACCAGTACGGGAACGCGCCGCGGGTGCGCATCAACGGGCACGTGGCGGCGCGGTTCCCCTTCATCCCCCTGCCCCTCGACTACGTCCTGCCCGAGCTGCTCAAGAATGCCATGAg GGCGACGATGGAGTCCCACCTCGACACCCCCTACAACGTCCCCGACATCGTGGTGACCATCGCCAACAACGACATCGACCTCGTCATCCG GATCTCTGACCGGGGTGGTGGCATCCCCCACGACCTCCTGGACAAGGTGACCGAGTACCACTTCAGCACGGCCGAGGCCAGCGCCCAGGACCCCCGCTTGGGAGGTCCCTTCCGCAACCTCCTGGACCTCAGCAACAGCGGCCAGGCCGGCCCCATGCACGG GTTCGGGTTCGGGCTGCCCACCTCGCGGGCCTACGCCGAGTACTTGGGGGGCTCGCTCTGCCTGCAGTCGCTGCAGGGGGTGGGCACCGACGTCTACCTGCGCCTGCGCCACATCGACGGCAAGGGGGAGAGCTTCCGAATCTAG
- the FUS gene encoding RNA-binding protein FUS, with protein sequence MASNDYSQTATQSYGAYPTPPGQGYSQQSSQPYGQQSYSGYSQSTDTSGYGQNSYGSSYGQTQSSYSTQSTPQAYGSASGYGSGQSSQTSYGQPSSYPSYSQPPAASSSTGSYGSSSQSSSYGQPPSGGYNQQSSYSGQQQSYSQQSSYNPPQSYSQQSQYNSGGGSSGSNSYGQEQSSMSSGGGGGYQEQSGYGGGQQERSRGRGGYGRGGYDRGGRGSRGGRGGNLGGGERGGFNKFGGPRDQGPRHDPGEQDNSDNNTIFVQGLGENVTIESVADYFKQIGIIKTNKKTGQPMINLYTDRETGKLKGEATVSFDDPPSAKAAIDWFDGKEFSGNPIKVSFATRRADFNRGGGGGRGGRGRGGPMGRGGFGGGNSGSGGGNRGGFPSGGGGQQRAGDWKCPNPACENMNFSWRNECNQCKAPKPDGPGAPHMSKYPGGGRGGNHMGGGGGGFGEERRGGRGGFDRGGYRGGRGGDRGGFRGGRGGDRGGFGPGKMDSRGDHRQDRRERPY encoded by the exons ATGGCCTCCAACG ACTACAGCCAGACAGCGACGCAGAG cTATGGGGCATACCCCACCCCGCCAGGGCAGGGCTACtcgcagcagagcagccagccctACGGCCAGCAGAGCTACAGCGGCTACAGCCAGTCCACCGACACCTCCGGCTACGGCCAGAACAGCTACGGCTCTTCCTACGGACAGACCCAGAGCA GCTACAGCACCCAGTCGACCCCCCAAGCCTACGGCAGCGCCAGCGGTTACGGCAGCGGGCAGAGCTCGCAGACCTCCTACGGGCAACCCTCCTCCTACCCCAGCTACTCCCAGCCGCCGGCGGCCAGCTCCTCCACCGGCAG ctaTGGGAGCAGCTCGCAGAGCTCTAGCTACGGCCAACCCCCCAGCGGCGGTTATAACCAACAGTCGAGCTACagcgggcagcagcagagctacagCCAGCAGTCTTCCTACAACCCACCCCAGAGCTACAGCCAGCAGAGCCAGTACAACAGCGGGGGCGGCAGCAGCGGAT CTAACAGTTACGGGCAAGAACAGTCGTCCATGAGcagcggcggtggcggcggttACCAGGAGCAGAGCGGCTACGGCGGCGGCCAGCAGGAACGGAGCCGCGGCCGGGGCGGCTACGGCCGAGGCGGCTACGACCGCGGGGGCCGCGGGAGCCGGGGCGGCCGCGGAGGCAACCTCGG CGGTGGTGAGCGTGGTGGCTTCAATAAATTCGGTG GACCCCGGGACCAAGGGCCGCGGCATGATCCTG GCGAGCAGGATAACTCGGACAACAACACCATCTTCGTGCAGGGGCTGGGCGAGAACGTCACCATCGAGTCGGTGGCCGATTACTTCAAGCAGATCGGCATCATTAAG ACGAACAAGAAGACGGGGCAGCCCATGATCAACCTCTACACGGACCGGGAGACGGGCAAGCTGAAGGGGGAGGCCACCGTCTCCTTCGATGACCCTCCCTCCGCCAAAGCCGCCATCGACTGGTTTGACG GCAAAGAGTTCTCCGGCAACCCCATCAAGGTGTCCTTTGCCACTCGGCGCGCCGACTTCAaccgcggcggcgggggcggccggggtgGCCGCGGCCGGGGAG gtccCATGGGACGCGGCGGTTTCGGCGGCGGCAACAGCGGCTCCGGCGGGGGCAACCGCGGCGGCTTCcccagcggcggcggcggccagcAACGCGCTGGCGACTGGAAATGCCCCAACCC CGCGTGCGAGAACATGAACTTCTCATGGCGCAACGAGTGCAACCAGTGCAAGGCCCCCAAACCCGACGGGCCCGGCGCGCCGCACATGAGCAAATAccccggcggcggccgcggcgggaACCACATGG gcggcggcggcggtgggtTCGGCGAGGAGCGACGCGGTGGGCGCGGAGGTTTCGACCGCGGCGGCTACAGGGGCGGCCGGGGCGGAGACCGGGGAGGTTTCCGCGGGGGGAGAGGCGGCGACCGGGGCGGCTTTGGGCCGGGGAAGATGGATTCCAG GGGCGACCACCGGCAGGACCGCCGCGAGAGGCCCTACtga